Proteins encoded within one genomic window of Bacillus thuringiensis:
- a CDS encoding helix-turn-helix transcriptional regulator produces MDIITVTNLQKGDFVYLIKNKVKQFRVVRDITQEQLASSVQITRQSLIAIEKNKYNPSLELALKLCEFFNCKVEDLFQLDKTGEEKE; encoded by the coding sequence ATGGATATAATAACTGTAACAAATTTACAAAAAGGAGACTTTGTATATTTGATTAAAAATAAGGTAAAACAATTCCGCGTCGTTAGAGACATCACCCAAGAACAATTAGCTTCCTCTGTTCAAATCACTAGACAATCCCTCATCGCTATCGAGAAGAATAAATACAACCCGAGTTTAGAATTAGCATTGAAATTATGTGAGTTTTTCAACTGTAAAGTAGAAGATTTATTTCAATTAGATAAAACTGGGGAGGAAAAAGAATGA
- the ald gene encoding alanine dehydrogenase, with amino-acid sequence MRIGIPTEIKNNENRVAMTPAGAVHLVQNGHEVFVQKGAGLGSGFTDEEYVQAGAKLVETAEEAWNQDMVMKVKEPVASEYSYFREGLILFTYLHLAPEPELTKALIDNKVVSIAYETVQLDNRSLPLLAPMSEVAGRMSAQIGAQFLEKNKGGKGILLAGVPGVKRGKVTIIGGGQAGTNAAKIAVGLGADVTIIDLSAERLRQLDDIFGNQVKTLMSNPYNIAEAVKESDLVIGAVLIPGAKAPKLVTEEMIQSMEPGSVVVDIAIDQGGIFETTDRITTHDNPTYEKHGVVHYAVANMPGAVPRTSTLALTNVTVPYAVHIANKGYKDACLGNTALLKGINTLDGYVTFEAVAEAHGLQYADAKELLEKAPALS; translated from the coding sequence ATGCGTATCGGTATTCCAACAGAAATTAAAAACAATGAAAACCGCGTGGCAATGACGCCAGCGGGAGCAGTACATTTAGTACAAAATGGTCATGAAGTTTTTGTTCAAAAAGGAGCAGGTTTAGGATCGGGCTTTACGGATGAAGAATACGTACAAGCTGGTGCGAAACTTGTTGAAACTGCTGAAGAAGCATGGAATCAAGATATGGTTATGAAGGTAAAAGAGCCAGTAGCAAGTGAATACAGCTATTTCCGTGAAGGTTTAATTTTATTCACATACTTACACTTAGCTCCAGAACCAGAATTAACGAAAGCATTAATTGATAACAAAGTTGTATCAATTGCATACGAAACAGTACAATTAGACAATCGTTCACTGCCATTACTTGCACCTATGAGTGAAGTAGCTGGTCGTATGTCTGCACAAATCGGTGCACAATTCCTTGAGAAAAACAAAGGTGGTAAAGGTATTTTACTTGCAGGCGTTCCAGGGGTAAAACGCGGCAAAGTAACAATTATCGGCGGTGGTCAAGCTGGTACAAACGCAGCGAAGATTGCAGTAGGTTTAGGTGCAGATGTAACAATCATCGACTTAAGTGCAGAACGTCTTCGTCAGCTAGATGATATTTTCGGTAACCAAGTAAAAACGTTAATGTCTAATCCATACAACATTGCAGAAGCTGTAAAAGAATCTGACCTTGTTATTGGTGCAGTATTAATTCCAGGTGCAAAAGCGCCAAAACTTGTAACAGAAGAAATGATTCAATCAATGGAACCAGGTTCTGTCGTTGTAGATATCGCGATTGACCAAGGTGGTATTTTCGAAACAACTGACCGTATTACAACTCACGACAACCCAACGTACGAAAAACATGGCGTTGTTCATTATGCAGTTGCGAATATGCCAGGTGCAGTTCCACGTACATCAACTCTTGCATTAACAAACGTAACAGTACCATATGCAGTACACATTGCGAACAAAGGCTATAAAGATGCTTGCCTAGGCAACACTGCATTATTAAAAGGTATTAATACATTAGATGGCTATGTAACATTCGAAGCGGTTGCAGAAGCTCACGGCTTACAATACGCTGATGCAAAAGAGCTACTTGAAAAAGCTCCTGCTTTATCATAA